Genomic DNA from Williamwhitmania sp.:
TATTTGACTTTTATACACCCGTGCTCAGCTGGATTGACGAATATTCGAGCACCCCAAATCCTCAAACGGTTCTTGAGCTAAAGCTGGAGTACTTTAACACCAGCTCCTCGAAGCGGATTTTCGACATCATGAAGCGCATGGAAAAGTTGGCGATGAGCGATCTCTCCAAGGTTACCATTATTTGGTACTACGAGGAGGATGACGAGGATATCTACTTCGCTGGCAACGACTACAAGGCCATCCTCAACCAGAAGGTGGACTTTC
This window encodes:
- a CDS encoding DUF1987 domain-containing protein, encoding MDNLEVAETITTPAISFNSSTGRLFINGKSIPENVFDFYTPVLSWIDEYSSTPNPQTVLELKLEYFNTSSSKRIFDIMKRMEKLAMSDLSKVTIIWYYEEDDEDIYFAGNDYKAILNQKVDFRMVEIDG